Proteins encoded together in one Fusobacterium sp. FSA-380-WT-3A window:
- a CDS encoding FAD:protein FMN transferase — MKKLKTNKFLKNLFLIFFIISIIGCKKTPEKFTQERFLFGTYIQMIIYSDNKEKANSIMEKAFNEIARIDNKYNSKNKNSLIYKLNNSEIEKIELDEEGKYIFNEIQKMYEVTDGIYDITIEPLLKLWGFGEEARKSVPSQKEIEEVKKNIDFSKVKIKDGILTKEKNIKIDTGSFLKGYALDRAKEILRENGIRNGFISSISSIATINGKMDGSSWKIGLQNPKNQNERLGVLEIKDKSIGVSGDYQTYVEISGEKYHHIMNKNTGYPINDKRMVVVICSSAFLADIYSTSFFGMTEEKIKNFSNENNVEFLIVKTDNSITKSKNFKI; from the coding sequence ATGAAAAAGTTGAAGACTAATAAATTCTTAAAAAATTTATTCTTAATATTTTTTATTATTTCAATAATTGGATGTAAAAAAACACCAGAAAAATTTACTCAAGAAAGATTTTTATTTGGTACTTATATTCAAATGATAATCTACTCTGATAATAAAGAAAAAGCTAATTCAATTATGGAAAAAGCTTTTAATGAAATAGCAAGAATAGATAATAAATATAATAGTAAGAATAAAAATTCATTAATATATAAACTTAATAATTCTGAAATTGAAAAAATAGAGTTAGATGAAGAAGGAAAATATATCTTTAATGAAATACAGAAGATGTATGAAGTAACAGATGGTATATATGATATAACAATAGAACCTTTATTGAAGTTATGGGGATTTGGTGAAGAAGCAAGAAAATCAGTTCCAAGTCAAAAAGAAATAGAAGAAGTTAAAAAAAATATAGATTTTTCTAAAGTAAAAATAAAAGATGGAATTTTAACTAAAGAAAAGAATATAAAAATTGATACAGGTTCGTTTTTAAAAGGATATGCTTTAGATAGAGCAAAAGAAATTTTAAGAGAAAATGGTATAAGAAATGGTTTTATTTCTTCGATTTCTAGTATTGCAACTATAAATGGAAAAATGGATGGAAGTTCTTGGAAAATAGGATTACAAAATCCTAAAAATCAAAATGAAAGGTTAGGAGTACTAGAGATTAAAGATAAATCCATAGGAGTTTCTGGAGATTATCAAACATATGTAGAAATATCAGGAGAAAAATATCATCATATAATGAATAAAAATACTGGATATCCAATAAATGACAAGAGAATGGTTGTAGTTATTTGTTCATCTGCTTTTTTAGCTGACATTTATTCAACAAGCTTTTTTGGAATGACTGAAGAAAAGATAAAAAATTTTTCTAATGAAAATAATGTTGAATTTTTAATCGTAAAAACTGATA
- a CDS encoding DNA-directed RNA polymerase subunit omega, translating into MKQEITYDLLLEKIPNKYILTLTTGKRMREIIKGKPLLVKTNKKDPLMKKVFKELVEGKITYAYEKDEKVED; encoded by the coding sequence ATGAAACAAGAAATAACATATGATTTATTATTAGAAAAAATTCCAAACAAATATATTTTAACATTAACAACAGGAAAAAGAATGAGAGAAATTATAAAAGGAAAACCTCTTTTAGTAAAAACAAATAAAAAAGATCCTTTAATGAAAAAAGTTTTTAAAGAATTAGTTGAAGGAAAAATAACTTATGCATATGAAAAAGATGAAAAAGTTGAAGACTAA